In a genomic window of Drosophila takahashii strain IR98-3 E-12201 chromosome 3L, DtakHiC1v2, whole genome shotgun sequence:
- the LOC108070004 gene encoding uncharacterized protein: MDVLSHYSSPVVEFPATQPLEKQYALVDNCTGTDPPPPSKDATTGTQEQMHVATQTEQRLASSKDVEYDERALAKFLRQVCPVMERELLNPTPLMEDPTTMQCRLEEELQVYTYQKLSMGGVENSQGLAIWLCVHTNNAPVLVATTVAPHDDWCEHVDQQLKLFVPQRMSNGNLVIYAEAKVLPLKSCLRSLSTNPFNKTMFAGSTMDGELFIWLYEQARGAADSSVDIKQLYGVSSTQGAAVALDWPREHLLLACYANGSVRQWDLSRQMTLDWEYSLPASVTSEPTAMVALGLDDFVLGTNDGGVYRCWSTGRHAAATKQIQLLALRRHRFMVSTLLRTEMGGNQFVLSCDLSGQAFYHDMRLVDEDMAQLIVQIPLPFKNVVACSRDGNVIYCPANDGALEYYRVSDGAHGHVNGGLRGKGSLIRSSDNGRWLISGLYGDEFQIFYVEY; this comes from the exons ATGGACGTACTATCGCATTACAGTTCCCCCGTAGTTGAATTTCCAGCCACTCAGCCCCTGGAAAAGCAATATGCCCTGGTGGATAACTGCACGGGCACGGATCCACCGCCGCCCAGCAAAGATGCCACCACGGGAACGCAGGAGCAGATGCATGTGGCCACCCAAACGGAGCAACGATTGGCTAGCAGCAAGGATGTGGAATACGACGAAAGGGCTTTGGCCAAGTTCCTGCGACAAGTTTGTCCAGTGATGGAGCGGGAGCTATTGAATCCCACTCCCCTGATGGAAGATCCAACAACGATGCAGTGCCGcttggaggaggagctgcaggTGTACACCTACCAGAAGTTGTCGATGGGAGGTGTGGAAAACTCCCAGGGACTGGCCATCTGGCTGTGTGTGCACACGAATAATGCTCCTGTTTTGGTGGCCACCACGGTGGCTCCCCATGATGACTGGTGCGAGCATGTGGATCAGCAGCTTAAGCTGTTCGTTCCCCAGCGGATGTCCAATGGCAACCTGGTAATCTACGCCGAAGCCAAAGTTCTGCCCTTGAAATCATGCCTGCGAAGTCTGAGCACTAATCCATTCAACAAGACAATGTTTGCGGGTTCCACGATGGATGGAGAGCTCTTCATCTGGTTATATGAGCAGGCCAGAGGTGCCGCCGATTCCAGCGTGGATATCAAACAGCTCTATGGGGTATCTTCCACCCAGGGAGCAGCAGTTGCTCTCGACTGGCCGAGGGAACACCTCCTGCTAGCTTGCTATGCCAATGGCAGTGTAAGACAATGGGATCTGAGCAGGCAGATGACTCTGGATTGGGA ATACTCCCTGCCCGCCTCGGTTACCTCAGAGCCCACAGCTATGGTGGCCCTAGGACTAGATGATTTCGTGCTGGGCACTAACGATGGTGGCGTCTACCGCTGCTGGAGCACTGGACGTCATGCTGCAGCCACCAAGCAGATCCAATTGCTGGCCCTACGGCGACATCGTTTCATGGTCTCCACGCTGCTCCGAACAGAGATGGGAGGCAACCAGTTCGTCCTCAGCTGCGATCTCAGTGGACAGGCTTTCTATCACGATATGCGACTTGTGGATGAG GATATGGCTCAGTTGATAGTCCAGATCCCATTGCCTTTTAAGAACGTCGTCGCTTGCAGTCGGGATGGTAATGTGATCTACTGCCCAGCCAATGATGGAGCACTTGAATACTACCGGGTGAGCGATGGAGCCCATGGCCATGTCAATGGAGGACTTCGAGGCAAAGGTAGCCTTATCCGAAGCAGCGACAATGG TCGCTGGTTAATTTCCGGCCTCTACGGTGATGAGTTTCAGATTTTCTACGTGGAGTATTAA
- the ClC-c gene encoding H(+)/Cl(-) exchange transporter 5 — MEKFPLKGSREAAAEGNSYITAYQTVMKKSNGHTNGAGGDADLDGSFRDHPLAQHSKLTTSLTAPGTDDEDMIDITPRSSPGDVMGGGIGGGGGAGSSSGYHRETATESDTERDFGGGLGGGGNHHSQRTMHQLHHQHVPTHSAFGDPMDGALSFYGSSDVQDDIPGIGQYEDFHTIDWQRDIARDRMRHRYIVKKRQDSLWDLIKGSIDAGSGWLCVLLVGIAAGCVAGMVDIGASWMSDLKHGICPPAFWFNREQCCYPAKQSVFEEGNCSTWKTWPEIFGLDRNGTGPYIVAYIWYVLWALLFASLSASLVRMFAPYACGSGIPEIKTILSGFIIRGYLGKWTLLIKSVGLMLSVSAGLTLGKEGPMVHIASCIGNIFSHVFPKYGRNEAKKREILSAAAAAGVSVAFGAPIGGVLFSLEEVSYYFPLKTLWRSFFCALIAAFVLRSLTPFGNEHSVLFFVEYNKPWIFFELIPFVFLGIMGGVIGTFFIKANLWWCRYRKFSKLGQYPVMEVLFVTLVTGIICYPNPFTRMNMNELIFLLVSKCSPGDVTNPLCDYKRMNITTGNTIIEVTEPGSGVYSSIWLLMLTFILKLALTIFTFGMKVPAGLFIPSLLLGAIMGRIVGIGVEQFAYSYPNIWFFTGECADSNLITPGLYAVVGAAAVLGGVTRMTVSLVVIMFELTGGVRYIVPLMAAAMASKWVGDALGRQGIYDAHIALNGYPFLDSKEEFAHTTLAADVMQPKRNETLNVITQDSMTVDDVENLLKETEHNGYPVVVSRENQYLVGFVLRRDLNLAIGNAKRLIEGISSSSIVLFTSTQPIQNLGPQPLKLKKILDMAPITVTDQTPMETVVDMFRKLGLRQTLVTHNGRLLGVITKKDVLRHVKQMDNEDPNTVLFN, encoded by the exons ATGGAAAAGTTTCCGCTGAAGGGCAGCAGGGAGGCTGCCGCGGAGGGCAACAGCTACATAACCGCCTACCAAACGGTCATGAAAAAG TCGAACGGCCACACAAACGGAGCCGGCGGCGACGCTGACCTAGACGGATCGTTCCGCGACCACCCGCTGGCCCAGCACTCCAAATTGACCACCTCCCTGACGGCGCCGGGCACCGACGACGAGGACATGATCGACATCACACCGCGCTCCAGTCCGGGCGACGTCATGGGCGGCGGCATcggtggcggaggaggagcaggaagcAGCAGTGGCTATCACCGGGAAACGGCCACCGAATCGGACACCGAACGGGATTTCGGTGGCGGCCTCGGCGGCGGTGGCAATCATCACAGTCAGCGGACAATGCACCAGCTTCACCACCAGCATGTGCCAACTCACAGTGCCTTCGGCGATCCCATGGACG GAGCACTGTCCTTCTATGGTTCCTCGGACGTACAAGATGATATTCCTGGCATTGGACAGTACGAGGATTTCCACACCATCGATTGGCAGCGGGACATTGCCCGCGATCGGATGCGACATCGCTACATAGTCAAGAAGCGGCAGGACtcgctgtgggatttaataaag ggctCGATTGATGCCGGATCTGGCTGGCTATGCGTTTTGCTCGTCGGCATTGCCGCGGGCTGTGTGGCTGGCATGGTGGACATTGGAGCCAGTTGGATGTCGGATCTCAAGCATGGCATTTGTCCGCCCGCCTTTTGGTTTAACCGGGAGCAATGCTGCTATCCGGCCAAGCAGTCGGTGTTTGAGGAAGGCAACTGTTCAACT TGGAAAACCTGGCCTGAGATTTTTGGCCTGGATCGCAATGGCACCGGACCATATATCGTCGCCTACATCTGGTATGTGCTGTGGGCTTTGCTATTTGCCTCGCTCAGCGCCTCGCTGGTGCGCATGTTTGCGCCATATGCCTGCGGATCGGGTATTCCGGAGATAAAGACCATCTTGTCGGGCTTCATTATTCGCGGATATCTTGGTAAATGGACGCTGCTGATTAAATCGGTGGGCTTGATGCTGTCCGTGTCCGCTGGCCTCACTTTGGGCAAGGAGGGACCCATGGTCCACATTGCCAGCTGTATCGGCAACATATTCTCGCACGTATTCCCCAAATACGGTCGAAATGAGGCCAAGAAGCGTGAGATACtttcggcggcggcagcagcaggtgTCTCCGTGGCCTTCGGTGCACCGATCGGTGGCGTTCTGTTCTCGCTGGAGGAAGTCTCCTACTACTTCCCCTTGAAGACTTTGTGGCGCTCCTTCTTTTGTGCGTTGATCGCTGCTTTCGTCCTGAGATCACTGACTCCCTTTGGCAACGAGCATTCCGTGCTCTTTTTCGTGGAGTACAATAAGCCCTGGATCTTCTTTGAACTCATTCCTTTCGTATTCCTGGGAATTATGGGA ggTGTAATTGGAACCTTCTTCATCAAGGCCAATTTGTGGTGGTGCCGCTACAGGAAGTTCAGCAAGCTGGGCCAGTATCCCGTCATGGAAGTGCTCTTTGTCACCCTGGTCACTGGCATCATTTGCTACCCCAACCCCTTTACCCGCATGAACATGAACGAGTTGATATTCCTGTTGGTCAGCAAGTGCTCACCCGGCGATGTTACCAATCCCTTGTG CGACTACAAACGCATGAACATCACGACGGGCAACACCATCATTGAGGTCACGGAGCCAGGTTCCGGTGTCTACAGCTCCATTTGGCTGCTGATGCTCACCTTTATACTCAAACTGGCCCTAACCATCTTTACGTTTGGCATGAAAGTGCCGGCTGGTCTGTTTATTCCGTCCCTGCTGCTGGGCGCCATCATGGGTCGAATTGTTGGAATTGGCGTAGAACAGTTTGCCTATAGCTACCCCAACATTTGGTTCTTCACCGGCGAATGTGCGGATAGCAATCTTATTACTCCTGGATTGTATGCTGTTGTGGGAGCAGCAGCCGTGCTGGGAGGCGTCACCCGCATGACCGTCTCTCTGGTGGTGATCATGTTTGAGCTGACCGGCGGTGTGAGGTATATCGTGCCGCTGATGGCAGCTGCCATGGCCTCCAAGTGGGTGGGCGATGCCCTTGGCCGGCAAGGTATCTACGATGCGCACATAGCGCTGAATGGTTATCCGTTCCTAGACAGCAAGGAGGAGTTTGCGCACACAACACTGGCGGCGGATGTAATGCAGCCAAA GCGCAATGAAACTCTGAATGTCATTACCCAAGACTCCATGACGGTGGACGATGTGGAGAACCTGCTAAAAGAAACTGAACACAATGGATATCCAGTGGTGGTGTCCCGGGAGAATCAATATTTGGTGGGCTTTGTGCTGCGCAGGGATCTTAACTTGGCCATAG gtaATGCCAAGCGTCTGATTGAGGGaatcagcagcagctccaTAGTATTATTTACCTCGACCCAGCCGATTCAGAATCTGGGCCCGCAGCCGCTTAAActgaaaaagattttggatATGGCGCCGATCACGGTGACCGATCAAACGCCCATGGAAACGGTGGTGGACATGTTCCGCAAGCTGGGACTTCGCCAGACATTAGTAACACACAATGG TCGCCTACTCGGAGTCATAACCAAGAAAGATGTGCTGCGCCACGTTAAGCAGATGGATAATGAAGACCCCAATACGGTGCTCTTCAACTGA
- the LOC108069928 gene encoding serine protease grass-like: protein MRSMVLIALVALVLCDEGLARLLDEKCESQEEFGGTSERPLGTSWMASVYNETGHHCGGSLITKRFVLTAAHCIEGQDLLYVHLGEYDRSCPPWKCMGEVDPFNVSVAIVHGHFSFDHGQYDIGLLRLEREVQFNVFIRPICIILDDPVNSAAVNEYWVYGWGMLRAFGKKSNILQAIKLYQRELKDCRYTIMPLTDRQICAGATIGDTCGGDSGGPLAAYFTYQGIKRFVQFGIVSYGRNFCNSNGVYTNVMSYQKWIADTISRYEDKNTLLNIRFN from the exons ATGAGGTCCATGGTTTTGATAGCTCTCGTGGCGTTGGTCCTTTGCGACGAAGGACTGGCCAGACTCTTGGATGAAAAATGTGAGAGTCAGGAGGAGTTTGGAGGCACCTCTGAACGACCACTCGGCACTTCTTGGATGGCAAGCGTGTACAACGAAACGGGACATCACTGCGGAGGATCATTAATAACCAAAC gTTTCGTTCTAACAGCTGCTCATTGTATAGAGGGACAGGATTTACT GTATGTGCACTTGGGAGAATACGACCGATCCTGCCCTCCATGGAAATGCATGGGGGAAGTGGACCCCTTTAATGTAAGCGTGGCCATAGTTCATGGTCATTTTTCTTTTGATCACGGGCAGTATGATATAGGACTGCTAAGACTGGAGAGAGAAGTTCAGTTCAATG TGTTCATTCGACCAATTTGCATTATTTTAGATGACCCGGTAAATTCAGCGGCAGTCAACGAATACTGGGTCTACGGTTGGGGAATGCTTCGTGCTTTTGGGAAAAAAAGCAACATTCTGCAGGCCATAAAACTGTACCAGCGGGAATTGAAAGATTGCAGATATACCATAATGCCTTTAACTGATAGGCAGATCTGTGCCGGGGCTACCATAGGCGACACTTGTGGAGGTGACTCCGGTGGTCCTTTGGCAGCCTATTTTACCTACCAGGGAATAAAAAGATTCGTACAATTTGGGATAGTCAGTTACGGCAGAAATTTTTGCAATTCCAATGGTGTCTACACAAATGTGATGAGCTATCAAAAATGGATAGCTGATACTATAAGCCGTTATGAAGACAAAAACACATTGTTAAATATCAGATTTAACTAG